One genomic region from Mesorhizobium terrae encodes:
- a CDS encoding HlyD family type I secretion periplasmic adaptor subunit has product MGRIWQAVRHGIARERQEKRPRLNADERQFQAASIEILETPASPTARVFAGLIIVFACGAVAWSWFGRIDTFATVQGKIIPIGKVQVIEPLITGRVKAIHAKSGDHVQAGQTLVELDPAEQMAERQKLAGNLAIAEVSAARLRSMIKAVDERMPLIEARFTAPSNAPSSLIDLQQQRMRQSLAAYEAEQLSLAADIAAKKVEIERGAKTLAERQKLVNLTGDRLDVFEELEGRGLGIKSRTIDARQSKQDQLLAVVTDEGHIAELGATKSALEARKRERHEAYLDKLMTELTDTDKEIGTLRQDLTKAELFERASTLKAPVSGRVQQVEITTFGEVVQTGQRLMVVVPDGTALEVEAMLLNKDKGFVREGQSARIKLEAFPFTRYGTLDGSVQSVSNDAIPAKPTAGTKEAAPDTAQQTAGPLVFPVRIAMADTSIRADGQDVPLTPGMSVTAEIKTGDRRVIEFLLDPLMEMKDEAFHER; this is encoded by the coding sequence ATGGGACGCATCTGGCAAGCCGTTCGACATGGGATCGCCAGGGAGCGACAAGAAAAACGCCCGCGTCTCAATGCCGATGAACGGCAGTTCCAGGCGGCAAGCATCGAAATCCTCGAAACGCCGGCCTCGCCGACGGCGCGCGTCTTTGCCGGACTGATCATCGTCTTTGCCTGTGGGGCGGTGGCCTGGTCGTGGTTCGGCCGCATCGACACCTTCGCCACGGTGCAGGGCAAGATCATTCCGATCGGCAAGGTGCAGGTGATCGAACCGCTGATCACCGGGCGTGTGAAAGCCATCCACGCGAAGTCCGGCGACCATGTCCAGGCTGGGCAAACACTTGTCGAACTCGACCCCGCCGAGCAGATGGCGGAACGCCAAAAACTCGCCGGCAATCTGGCGATCGCCGAAGTCTCGGCGGCCCGCTTGCGGTCGATGATCAAGGCGGTTGACGAAAGAATGCCACTGATCGAAGCGCGCTTCACCGCGCCTTCGAATGCGCCGAGCTCGCTCATCGACCTGCAGCAGCAGCGCATGCGCCAGTCGCTGGCCGCATATGAGGCGGAACAGCTCAGTCTCGCCGCCGACATTGCCGCGAAAAAAGTCGAGATCGAGCGCGGCGCCAAAACGCTGGCCGAGCGCCAGAAGCTGGTCAATCTGACCGGCGACCGGCTCGATGTCTTCGAGGAGCTCGAAGGCCGTGGCCTCGGCATCAAGTCGCGCACCATCGACGCGCGCCAGAGCAAGCAGGATCAATTGCTGGCGGTTGTCACCGACGAAGGCCACATCGCCGAACTCGGAGCAACCAAATCCGCGCTCGAAGCGCGCAAGCGCGAACGCCACGAAGCCTATCTCGACAAGCTGATGACGGAACTGACCGATACGGACAAGGAGATCGGCACGCTGCGGCAGGATCTCACCAAGGCGGAACTGTTCGAGCGGGCGAGCACGCTGAAAGCCCCGGTTTCCGGCCGCGTGCAACAGGTGGAAATCACCACCTTTGGCGAGGTCGTGCAGACCGGCCAGCGCCTGATGGTGGTGGTGCCCGACGGCACGGCACTCGAAGTGGAAGCGATGCTGCTCAACAAGGACAAGGGTTTTGTGCGCGAGGGCCAGAGTGCCCGCATCAAGCTCGAGGCATTCCCCTTCACCCGCTACGGCACGCTCGATGGCTCGGTGCAGTCGGTCTCCAACGATGCGATTCCCGCCAAGCCGACAGCGGGCACCAAGGAAGCCGCCCCAGACACTGCTCAACAAACAGCCGGACCGCTCGTCTTCCCGGTGCGCATCGCCATGGCGGATACCAGCATCCGCGCCGATGGCCAGGACGTCCCACTAACGCCCGGCATGTCGGTCACCGCCGAGATCAAGACCGGCGATCGCCGTGTCATCGAATTCCTGCTCGATCCACTCATGGAGATGAAAGATGAGGCATTCCATGAAAGATGA
- a CDS encoding type I secretion system permease/ATPase, with the protein MNSVEPHAAPVDTGVVCLALIAQYLRRPADADVIRHDLGLVVDVAGREDIVRAAKRLKLKSRVVRPAAKRLDRLALPVIVEKASGGFAILAALSADKVLIQDPAIGAAQELSRGEFEAGWSGFAILITSRAFADGFARRFDFSWFIPEMIRYRWVFAEVLLASFFVQLLGLISPIFFQLVIDKVLVHNGLTTLEVLVIGLSVVSLFEVLLTGLRTYVTTHTTSRIDVALGAKLFNHLLGLPIAYFEARQTGQTVARVHELENIRAFLTGSALTVLLDVFFLFVFLAVMYLYSPWLTLIVVCSIPAYVLLSVLVTPEFRRRIEERFNRGAENQTFLVESIVGVETLKAMAVEPQMQRRWEDQLAGYVQSGFRTSNLGNIASNTAQFISKAVIVLTMWFGAKAVLAGDMTVGQLVAFNIMAGRVSGPVLRLAQLWQDLQQVRISVDRLGDILNAPAELTGSAGQGSLRKIVGQANFDHVSFRYRPGEREILSDVSFSVEPGEIVGIVGPSGSGKSTVAKLLQRLHVPERGRVMIDGVDLALIDPRSLRRQIGVVLQENVLFRRTVRENIALSDPSLPLDRVIEAAKLSGAHEFIVKLKSGYDTVLEERGANLSGGQRQRIAIARALVTNPRILIFDEATSALDYESEYVIQQNMKKMAQGRTVFIIAHRLAALRDATRIITIEAGRLTEQGTHSELLARNGRYAQLYRLQGGTLSEAAE; encoded by the coding sequence GTGAACAGTGTCGAGCCGCATGCGGCTCCAGTCGATACGGGCGTGGTATGCTTGGCGTTGATCGCGCAATATTTGCGGCGACCAGCGGATGCCGATGTCATCCGGCATGATCTTGGACTGGTTGTCGATGTAGCAGGCCGCGAGGACATTGTCAGAGCCGCCAAACGCCTAAAACTCAAGTCGCGCGTGGTGCGCCCCGCGGCAAAACGGCTGGATCGGCTGGCGCTGCCTGTCATCGTCGAGAAGGCAAGCGGCGGCTTTGCCATCTTGGCTGCGCTGTCCGCCGACAAGGTGCTTATCCAGGATCCCGCGATCGGTGCCGCGCAGGAACTGTCCCGAGGCGAATTCGAGGCGGGATGGAGTGGCTTTGCCATCCTGATCACCAGTCGTGCCTTTGCCGACGGGTTTGCCCGGCGCTTCGATTTCTCCTGGTTCATTCCGGAGATGATCCGTTACCGCTGGGTCTTCGCCGAAGTGCTGCTTGCCTCGTTCTTCGTGCAATTGCTCGGCCTGATCTCGCCGATCTTCTTCCAGCTGGTCATCGACAAGGTGCTGGTCCACAACGGCCTGACAACGCTGGAAGTGCTGGTGATCGGCCTCTCCGTGGTGTCGTTGTTCGAGGTGCTGCTCACCGGCTTGCGGACTTATGTGACGACACACACGACCAGCCGGATCGATGTGGCGTTGGGTGCCAAGCTGTTTAATCATCTCCTGGGGTTGCCGATCGCCTATTTCGAGGCGCGCCAAACCGGGCAGACGGTGGCCCGCGTGCACGAACTGGAGAACATCCGCGCGTTTCTCACCGGGTCGGCGCTCACCGTGCTGCTCGACGTGTTCTTTCTCTTTGTGTTCCTGGCTGTGATGTATCTCTACAGCCCATGGCTGACCTTGATCGTCGTCTGCTCGATCCCGGCCTATGTGCTTTTGTCGGTTCTGGTCACGCCCGAGTTCAGGAGGCGGATCGAAGAGCGTTTCAACCGCGGCGCTGAGAACCAGACCTTTCTGGTTGAATCCATCGTCGGTGTCGAAACGCTGAAAGCTATGGCCGTCGAGCCGCAGATGCAGCGGCGCTGGGAGGATCAGCTTGCCGGCTATGTGCAGTCCGGTTTCCGTACCTCGAACCTCGGCAACATCGCCTCGAACACAGCCCAGTTCATCTCCAAGGCCGTCATCGTCTTGACGATGTGGTTCGGTGCCAAGGCGGTGTTGGCGGGTGACATGACGGTTGGACAGCTGGTCGCCTTCAACATCATGGCCGGGCGCGTCTCCGGGCCGGTGCTGCGGCTGGCGCAGCTGTGGCAAGACCTGCAGCAGGTGCGTATCTCCGTTGACCGGCTGGGCGATATCCTCAATGCGCCGGCGGAACTCACCGGCAGCGCCGGCCAGGGATCGCTGCGCAAGATCGTCGGCCAGGCCAATTTCGACCATGTCTCCTTCCGCTACCGGCCGGGCGAGCGCGAGATCCTGAGCGACGTGTCGTTCTCCGTCGAGCCGGGCGAGATCGTCGGCATTGTTGGCCCATCCGGCTCCGGCAAGAGCACGGTCGCGAAATTGTTGCAGCGCCTGCATGTGCCCGAACGCGGTCGTGTCATGATCGACGGTGTCGATCTGGCTCTCATCGACCCGCGCAGCCTGCGCCGGCAGATCGGCGTGGTCTTGCAGGAGAACGTGCTGTTCAGGCGCACGGTGCGCGAGAACATCGCGTTGTCCGATCCCTCGCTGCCGCTTGACCGGGTCATCGAGGCGGCAAAGCTGTCCGGCGCGCATGAGTTCATCGTCAAATTGAAGTCCGGCTACGACACGGTGCTGGAAGAGCGTGGCGCCAACCTTTCCGGCGGCCAGCGCCAGCGCATCGCCATTGCCCGCGCGCTCGTCACCAATCCGCGCATCCTTATCTTCGACGAGGCGACCAGCGCGCTCGACTATGAATCGGAATATGTCATCCAACAGAACATGAAGAAGATGGCGCAAGGCCGCACCGTCTTCATAATAGCACATCGGCTGGCGGCGTTGAGGGATGCGACCCGGATCATCACCATCGAGGCTGGCCGCCTGACCGAACAGGGAACCCATAGCGAGCTTCTCGCCAGGAACGGCCGCTACGCTCAACTCTACCGCCTGCAAGGCGGGACGCTATCAGAAGCGGCGGAGTAG